The following coding sequences lie in one beta proteobacterium CB genomic window:
- a CDS encoding Putative PTS IIA-like nitrogen-regulatory protein PtsN: MNALTDLFALDRIALNSPSKNRAEAFAAVGQLFAKQAGLEAEAIVGFLNAREDLGSTALGAGVAIPHGRVKGLKSPLAAFVKLKDPIEFAAPDGGAVSILIFLLVPEKATQQHLEILSSIAQLLSDQDARKSLAAEDNPEKVCQLLQTWGSA, encoded by the coding sequence ATGAATGCCCTGACCGATCTTTTCGCTTTAGACCGCATTGCCTTAAATAGCCCCTCTAAAAATCGGGCTGAGGCATTTGCGGCCGTAGGACAACTATTTGCTAAGCAGGCAGGACTTGAAGCTGAAGCAATTGTTGGCTTCTTAAATGCTCGCGAGGACTTAGGCTCCACCGCTCTGGGTGCTGGCGTCGCCATTCCCCACGGCCGCGTAAAAGGGCTCAAGAGTCCGCTTGCAGCATTCGTCAAATTAAAAGATCCAATCGAATTTGCCGCACCGGATGGTGGGGCTGTTTCTATTTTGATTTTTTTGCTCGTCCCCGAAAAAGCAACTCAGCAACATTTAGAAATTCTGTCCTCGATTGCACAACTACTCTCCGACCAAGATGCTCGCAAGTCACTTGCTGCGGAAGACAATCCAGAAAAGGTGTGCCAGTTATTACAAACTTGGGGCTCCGCTTGA
- a CDS encoding HPr kinase/phosphorylase produces MTTQPLLLEGVTAQQIFDDNVSDLKLSWIGGLEGADRTFPPEAVKAAAASSDLVGHLNLIHPSRIQIFGEQEVDYHAQLEQKQRQDQISSLISKTPPCVIVADGKTADADLQLFCQRSSTPLFTTAISAAEVIDHLRTYLTKIGAPQITMHGVFMDILGLGVLIMGESGLGKSELGLELISRGHGLVADDAVDFARLGPDYIEGRCPVILRNLLEVRGLGLLDIRTIFGETAVRRKLKLRLIVQLVRRNDGEFERLPLEAQHIDVLGIPIRTVKIQVAAGRNLAVLVEAAVRNTILQLRGIDTLKEFMERQRLQMNAEAESTKSQGRLI; encoded by the coding sequence TTGACAACCCAACCCCTCCTCCTTGAGGGCGTGACTGCCCAGCAGATCTTTGATGACAACGTATCTGACTTAAAGCTCTCTTGGATTGGTGGTTTAGAGGGTGCAGACCGCACATTTCCCCCCGAAGCTGTTAAGGCGGCCGCAGCTAGCTCGGACTTGGTAGGTCACTTAAACCTCATTCACCCAAGCCGCATTCAGATTTTTGGTGAGCAAGAGGTTGACTACCATGCCCAGCTAGAACAAAAGCAAAGGCAAGATCAGATCTCCAGCTTAATTTCCAAAACACCGCCTTGTGTGATTGTGGCCGATGGGAAAACAGCCGATGCAGATCTACAACTATTCTGCCAAAGATCCTCAACCCCACTCTTTACAACAGCCATCTCAGCTGCTGAGGTAATTGATCACTTACGCACCTATCTCACGAAAATTGGCGCGCCCCAGATTACGATGCATGGCGTGTTCATGGATATTCTGGGCTTGGGTGTCCTCATTATGGGTGAATCAGGCTTAGGCAAAAGCGAATTAGGTTTAGAGTTAATTTCTCGCGGCCATGGTTTAGTAGCAGATGATGCAGTCGACTTTGCTCGCCTAGGACCAGACTACATTGAAGGTCGCTGCCCCGTGATCCTGCGCAATCTTCTAGAGGTGCGTGGACTGGGTTTATTAGATATCCGCACCATTTTTGGTGAAACGGCTGTGCGTCGTAAATTGAAATTACGTTTGATAGTGCAGCTCGTTCGACGCAATGATGGCGAATTTGAGCGCCTCCCATTGGAAGCCCAGCACATTGATGTACTGGGTATTCCAATTAGAACCGTCAAAATTCAAGTGGCTGCGGGACGCAACTTGGCGGTTCTCGTAGAGGCTGCAGTGCGCAATACTATTTTGCAACTGCGAGGCATTGATACCCTAAAAGAATTTATGGAGCGCCAACGTTTACAAATGAATGCTGAGGCAGAGTCCACAAAGTCACAAGGTCGACTCATTTAA
- a CDS encoding A/G-specific adenine glycosylase, whose amino-acid sequence MLQQTQVATVLERYPRFMKRFPTVKKLAAAPLDDVLAEWAGLGYYTRARNLHACAKQVVAEFGAKFPHDPVLLEQLKGIGRSTAGAIAAFAFHERAPILDANVKRILARLFGIEGAIQEKAVNEELWSLAKILLPKKATDMPVYTQALMDFGATWCTSRKPVCLSSEKKCPFEKECQANLSDQVLLLPRKVAKAKSPEFNCDMLLLRHGDSVLLQRRPEKAIWGGLWSLPESTWRVKEKSPKPSVDVANLTVKELLQRALPDQNISSVLNGCQSIEQGLEIKHIFTHRRLWMQIWHVTSSDAVKFNSEDLKWIPLRQLGKYGLPQPIKLLLQGLNLARDGELRN is encoded by the coding sequence ATGCTGCAACAAACTCAGGTCGCTACTGTTCTAGAGCGCTACCCCCGCTTTATGAAACGTTTTCCGACTGTCAAGAAATTGGCTGCCGCACCATTAGATGATGTCTTGGCGGAATGGGCGGGGCTCGGCTATTACACGCGTGCTCGTAACCTTCATGCCTGTGCCAAGCAGGTTGTCGCAGAGTTTGGAGCGAAGTTTCCTCATGACCCAGTGTTGCTTGAGCAACTCAAGGGTATTGGTAGATCAACGGCAGGCGCTATAGCTGCATTTGCATTTCATGAGCGGGCACCTATTTTGGATGCAAACGTCAAACGCATTTTGGCAAGACTGTTTGGCATAGAGGGTGCCATCCAAGAAAAAGCAGTGAATGAAGAATTATGGTCGCTAGCCAAAATACTCCTTCCAAAAAAAGCTACGGATATGCCGGTATACACGCAGGCACTGATGGATTTTGGGGCAACGTGGTGTACTTCTCGTAAGCCGGTGTGCTTGAGCAGCGAAAAGAAATGCCCATTTGAAAAAGAATGCCAAGCCAATCTTAGCGATCAAGTCTTGTTACTGCCTCGTAAGGTGGCTAAAGCAAAATCCCCCGAATTTAATTGCGACATGCTGTTACTCCGGCATGGTGACTCAGTCTTACTGCAAAGGCGTCCTGAAAAAGCTATCTGGGGCGGGCTATGGTCTTTGCCTGAATCTACTTGGAGAGTAAAAGAAAAAAGTCCCAAGCCTTCTGTCGATGTGGCCAATTTAACCGTGAAAGAATTGTTACAACGAGCGTTGCCAGATCAAAATATCTCTAGCGTTTTAAATGGTTGTCAATCGATCGAGCAGGGATTAGAAATTAAACATATCTTCACACATCGCCGCCTATGGATGCAGATTTGGCATGTGACTTCAAGCGATGCTGTGAAATTCAATAGCGAAGACTTGAAGTGGATTCCCTTGCGTCAACTCGGTAAATACGGCTTACCCCAGCCAATTAAGCTGCTTTTACAGGGCTTGAATCTAGCTCGCGATGGCGAGTTAAGAAATTGA
- a CDS encoding Formamidopyrimidine-DNA glycosylase: protein MPELPEVEVTRLGIAPHLEGHRVSAVKIIDGRLRWPVPSNLNALLSGQKVLGIERRGKYLLMELDTGYLLLHLGMTGTLRVLPNGDPLKPHDRVTFEFGKLSLRLHDPRKFGAVLWHPKSKGPIENNVLLQKLGVEPFSPEFSGELGVDVLYECSRKRSVAVKQFLLSGQAVVGVGNIYCSESLFEAGIHPAKAAGKLTRPQCSRLAAAVRLILKKAIAAGGSSLKDFVNSEGDPGHFMVQTKVYDRKDQPCKVCKTPIKQIVQGQRSTYFCPQCQKR from the coding sequence ATGCCAGAACTCCCAGAAGTCGAAGTTACCCGATTGGGTATTGCACCCCATTTAGAGGGTCATAGAGTGAGTGCCGTCAAAATTATTGATGGTCGTTTGCGTTGGCCAGTTCCCAGCAATCTCAATGCTTTACTTTCTGGCCAGAAGGTTTTGGGAATAGAGCGCCGTGGTAAGTATCTTTTAATGGAGTTAGATACTGGATACCTGTTGCTGCACTTAGGCATGACAGGAACATTGCGCGTGCTTCCTAATGGCGATCCTCTGAAGCCGCATGATCGTGTAACTTTTGAGTTTGGCAAGCTCAGTTTGCGTCTGCATGATCCCCGCAAGTTTGGCGCAGTTTTATGGCACCCAAAATCTAAAGGGCCGATTGAGAACAACGTGCTCTTGCAAAAACTCGGGGTTGAGCCGTTTTCGCCAGAGTTTTCGGGTGAGCTTGGCGTAGATGTCTTATATGAATGCTCGCGTAAGCGTAGTGTTGCTGTGAAGCAATTTTTACTGTCAGGGCAAGCAGTGGTTGGTGTTGGCAACATCTATTGCTCAGAAAGCTTATTCGAGGCTGGTATCCATCCAGCAAAGGCTGCTGGAAAATTAACTCGCCCTCAATGCTCTCGGCTCGCTGCTGCAGTGAGATTGATTTTGAAAAAAGCGATTGCTGCAGGTGGTAGTTCTTTAAAAGACTTCGTGAACAGTGAAGGTGACCCAGGACACTTCATGGTGCAAACCAAAGTCTACGATCGCAAAGATCAGCCTTGCAAGGTATGCAAGACGCCGATTAAACAAATAGTGCAAGGTCAGCGTTCTACTTATTTTTGCCCCCAATGTCAGAAGCGCTGA
- a CDS encoding Outer membrane lipoprotein LolB, translated as MTKFSLKPSLGALLLAAWLGLGLSSSQALAKNSSLDSGQAVFEVLASEIALQRGEAGLAYTTYLELARQLDDPRLAQRAMEIAITAGAPDLALQAAQTWDGLAGPKQTKPKEVLVTLLILNQRWSDAVKPAISLLNQQTPAQRDNTLLQIQSLLAKATDESEALRAFYEIVSTLKPEPKDPGLLYTYAMSAEKSGRIDVMEKTLREILRKNPNDINSLNALGYSLADRNQKLPEAFKLISKAHQLSPRDGFILDSLGWVNFRMGNNALALEQLQQAFNLKPEADIAAHIGEVLWIMNRPAEAEDMWRKGQQLDANNPTLKETLKRLKPDWSVAEKSLKGSWDGRFAVKVTGLTEGKNQGGTGGFTLTQDALTDVLEIRNPVGGSIAKITIKPGEAILERDGQLTTAIDADTLIQNTLGLPLPARGLSDWLRGQTRPGSNASVERNSKGQVSKITQDGWTLNYNWNNAERLEKLTMNRSSNIGSIDIRLVFDIPNE; from the coding sequence ATGACCAAATTTTCATTAAAGCCTTCTTTAGGGGCCTTATTGCTCGCAGCCTGGCTTGGCCTGGGCCTTTCCTCCAGTCAAGCCCTTGCCAAAAATAGTAGCCTAGATAGCGGTCAAGCTGTCTTTGAGGTCTTGGCCTCCGAAATTGCCTTACAACGCGGCGAAGCTGGTCTGGCATACACAACCTACTTAGAGCTCGCTCGCCAACTCGACGACCCCCGTTTAGCGCAAAGAGCCATGGAGATTGCTATTACTGCGGGTGCGCCGGATCTAGCGCTGCAAGCAGCCCAAACCTGGGATGGTTTGGCTGGACCCAAGCAAACCAAACCCAAAGAAGTGCTTGTGACACTCTTAATCTTGAATCAACGCTGGTCAGATGCAGTCAAACCTGCTATCTCTCTTTTAAATCAGCAGACACCGGCGCAGCGCGATAACACGTTGCTACAGATTCAGTCCTTACTAGCTAAAGCCACTGATGAATCAGAGGCCTTAAGAGCTTTTTACGAGATCGTCTCAACATTAAAGCCAGAGCCAAAAGATCCTGGGCTGCTCTATACCTACGCTATGTCTGCTGAAAAATCCGGACGCATCGATGTGATGGAAAAAACTCTGCGTGAAATCTTGCGCAAAAATCCAAATGATATAAATAGCCTGAATGCACTTGGATACTCTCTGGCTGATCGTAATCAAAAATTACCTGAGGCATTCAAACTCATCAGTAAAGCGCATCAACTATCACCTAGAGATGGTTTTATTTTAGATAGCCTTGGCTGGGTGAACTTTCGCATGGGCAACAATGCACTTGCGCTTGAACAACTTCAACAAGCGTTTAACTTGAAGCCTGAGGCAGATATTGCTGCACACATCGGTGAAGTCTTATGGATTATGAATCGCCCAGCCGAAGCAGAAGATATGTGGCGCAAGGGGCAGCAATTAGACGCTAATAATCCTACCCTTAAGGAAACCTTAAAGCGCTTGAAGCCAGATTGGTCGGTAGCGGAAAAATCCCTCAAAGGCTCATGGGACGGTCGTTTTGCGGTGAAGGTTACAGGCCTCACCGAAGGCAAAAATCAAGGCGGAACAGGTGGCTTTACCCTGACTCAAGATGCACTGACTGATGTATTAGAAATTCGTAATCCAGTAGGTGGATCAATTGCCAAAATTACGATTAAACCTGGTGAGGCAATTTTGGAACGCGATGGTCAGCTCACTACAGCGATCGATGCCGATACGCTCATTCAAAATACATTGGGACTTCCGCTACCTGCTCGTGGTTTATCCGACTGGTTGCGCGGGCAAACTCGTCCTGGCAGCAATGCGAGTGTTGAAAGAAATTCAAAAGGGCAAGTGAGCAAAATCACGCAAGACGGTTGGACCTTAAATTACAACTGGAACAATGCTGAGCGACTGGAAAAACTCACGATGAATCGTAGCTCTAATATCGGATCGATTGATATCCGCTTGGTATTTGATATTCCAAATGAGTGA
- the ipk gene encoding 4-diphosphocytidyl-2C-methyl-D-erythritol kinase: MKSDALELRCPAKINLFLHIIGRREDGYHLLQSVFQLIDWCDVLTLKGIPENEVRRIKPIPGVPPEQDLVVRAAQLLKEHCKINRGVEISLQKNIPMGAGLGGGSSDAASTLIGLNTLWDLHLDIATLCQLGLKLGADVPFFIFGQNAFVEGVGEKLKAISLETQDFLVIFPNQGIATAQIFQDPHLTRDHAPITIDGFLASPRSYQSNDCQAVAVQKYPEVKQALDWIYKAVPNSAPCMSGSGSSVFVALDPKTDTAKLENLLQNLPKGWIGRIVRGLNKNPAYNLISSD, from the coding sequence ATGAAGAGTGATGCGTTAGAACTGCGCTGTCCTGCAAAGATTAATCTCTTTTTGCACATTATTGGACGCCGAGAAGATGGCTATCACCTACTGCAATCTGTTTTTCAATTGATAGATTGGTGCGATGTCCTCACCTTGAAGGGCATTCCGGAAAACGAGGTTCGCCGCATCAAGCCCATTCCTGGAGTCCCCCCAGAGCAAGACTTGGTCGTTCGTGCAGCTCAACTCCTCAAAGAGCACTGCAAGATTAATCGGGGGGTTGAAATCAGTCTCCAGAAAAATATTCCAATGGGCGCTGGCCTTGGCGGTGGATCCTCTGATGCCGCATCCACCCTGATTGGACTAAATACCCTCTGGGATCTTCACCTTGATATCGCAACGCTTTGCCAACTTGGCCTAAAACTTGGCGCTGACGTACCATTTTTCATCTTTGGCCAAAATGCCTTTGTTGAGGGGGTTGGGGAGAAATTAAAGGCAATTTCCCTGGAAACCCAAGACTTCTTAGTCATCTTCCCCAACCAAGGGATCGCTACTGCGCAGATTTTTCAAGACCCTCATTTGACCCGGGATCACGCTCCGATTACAATAGATGGCTTTCTTGCATCGCCAAGGTCATATCAATCAAATGATTGTCAGGCAGTAGCGGTGCAAAAATATCCTGAAGTGAAGCAAGCATTAGATTGGATTTACAAGGCAGTGCCAAACTCGGCACCTTGCATGTCCGGCTCTGGAAGTAGCGTATTTGTCGCCTTAGACCCTAAGACGGACACCGCAAAACTGGAAAATCTTCTGCAAAATCTTCCAAAAGGATGGATAGGTCGAATTGTTCGAGGGCTAAATAAAAATCCCGCTTACAATTTGATTTCTTCAGATTGA
- a CDS encoding Ribose-phosphate pyrophosphokinase: MSAPMNADLLTLFTGNANPVLAHAVAKELNLPMGKAFVGRFSDGEIQVEIQENVRGKNVVVIQSTCAPTNDSLMELMIMIDALKRASASRITAVIPYFGYARQDRRPRSARVAISARIVANMLQSVAGVERVLTMDLHADQIQGFFDIPVDNIYASPVLLADLEAQKTKKDLIIVSPDIGGVVRARAMAKQLGTDLAIIDKRRPKANVSEVMHLIGEVEGRHCVIMDDIIDTGGTLCKAAEALKERGAKGVTAYCTHAVLSGGAVARIAASELDELVVTDTIPLTPEAMKIAKIRQLSVAPILAETLSRISKGDSVMSMFAE, translated from the coding sequence ATGTCCGCCCCAATGAACGCTGATTTACTGACTCTTTTCACCGGCAATGCAAATCCGGTTTTGGCCCATGCAGTAGCCAAAGAGCTCAATCTCCCGATGGGAAAAGCATTTGTTGGCCGGTTCTCCGATGGTGAAATCCAGGTAGAAATTCAAGAAAACGTTCGTGGTAAGAACGTTGTCGTAATCCAATCCACTTGTGCTCCAACGAACGATAGTTTGATGGAGCTCATGATCATGATTGATGCCCTAAAACGAGCATCAGCAAGCCGTATAACCGCAGTGATCCCTTACTTCGGTTACGCCAGACAAGACCGTCGCCCGCGCTCAGCTCGGGTTGCGATCTCCGCCAGAATCGTTGCAAACATGCTTCAATCCGTTGCTGGTGTTGAGCGTGTTTTGACCATGGATCTTCATGCCGACCAAATTCAGGGATTCTTTGATATTCCCGTAGATAACATCTACGCGTCACCCGTCCTTTTGGCTGACTTAGAAGCCCAAAAGACTAAAAAAGATCTCATTATTGTTTCGCCTGACATCGGCGGCGTAGTTCGCGCCCGCGCAATGGCTAAGCAATTAGGGACAGATTTGGCGATTATTGATAAACGCCGCCCTAAGGCAAACGTATCAGAAGTAATGCACTTAATTGGCGAAGTAGAGGGCCGTCATTGCGTAATCATGGATGACATCATCGATACCGGCGGAACGCTCTGTAAAGCTGCTGAGGCTCTTAAAGAGCGTGGCGCGAAGGGTGTGACCGCTTACTGTACCCATGCCGTGCTTTCTGGTGGTGCCGTAGCCCGTATTGCTGCTTCTGAATTAGACGAATTAGTCGTTACCGACACAATTCCACTGACGCCAGAGGCAATGAAAATCGCCAAAATTCGTCAATTGAGCGTTGCTCCTATCCTAGCTGAGACGCTTTCCCGCATTAGTAAGGGTGATTCAGTGATGTCGATGTTCGCTGAATAA
- a CDS encoding ribosomal 5S rRNA E-loop binding protein Ctc/L25/TL5 yields the protein MKVVAFERSVQGTGASRRLRNSGKTPGIIYGGKDAATVIELDHNALFHALRKEAFHSSILDLEIGGKAQKVLLRDYQMHPFKPLVLHIDFQRVSASEKVHMRVPLHFINADTSAAVKLQGAVISHISTELEVSCLPADLPEFIEVDLNKIEVGHGIHAKDIALPKGVTLVLHVEQENPVLANARIPAVKSADTEAAPAAAAAPAADAPKDKA from the coding sequence ATGAAAGTAGTAGCCTTTGAAAGAAGCGTACAGGGAACGGGTGCGAGCCGCCGTCTGCGCAACTCCGGTAAAACTCCGGGCATCATCTACGGCGGTAAAGACGCCGCAACTGTAATTGAGTTGGATCACAACGCACTGTTCCATGCTCTCCGCAAGGAAGCATTCCACTCATCCATCCTTGATCTCGAAATCGGCGGCAAAGCACAAAAAGTGTTGTTGCGCGATTACCAGATGCATCCATTTAAGCCTTTGGTTCTGCACATCGACTTTCAGCGCGTTTCTGCGAGTGAAAAAGTTCACATGCGCGTTCCATTGCACTTCATCAACGCTGACACTTCAGCTGCAGTGAAATTGCAAGGCGCTGTAATCAGCCACATCTCAACTGAATTGGAAGTTTCTTGCTTACCAGCAGACTTGCCAGAATTCATCGAAGTGGACCTGAACAAGATTGAAGTTGGTCACGGTATTCATGCTAAAGACATCGCATTGCCAAAAGGCGTTACCTTGGTATTGCATGTTGAGCAAGAAAACCCAGTATTAGCTAACGCGCGTATCCCAGCAGTGAAATCTGCCGATACTGAAGCTGCTCCTGCAGCTGCTGCGGCTCCTGCTGCTGATGCCCCAAAGGATAAAGCTTAA
- a CDS encoding aminoacyl-tRNA hydrolase has product MTKLIVGLGNPGEEHIEDRHNAGFWFVDALAKQLNTRFETEKRFHGKVAKAKWEGEDLFLLKPSTYMNLSGQAVGALCRFHKITPKDVLVVQDELDLKPGTARIKLGGGTGGHNGLKDIQAHLGTPDYWRLRLGIGHPRDLAAEGARVMDVADYVLRRPLQAEQKQIDASIENGLQVFGLFMKGDTQAAMLELHSKTN; this is encoded by the coding sequence ATGACTAAATTAATTGTTGGCCTTGGCAATCCAGGCGAAGAACATATAGAAGATCGGCACAATGCTGGCTTCTGGTTTGTTGACGCCCTTGCTAAACAATTGAACACACGCTTTGAGACTGAAAAGCGCTTTCATGGGAAGGTGGCTAAGGCCAAATGGGAAGGTGAAGATCTTTTCTTACTTAAGCCCAGTACTTATATGAATCTCAGCGGCCAGGCCGTAGGGGCGCTATGCCGCTTCCATAAAATTACACCTAAAGATGTACTGGTAGTTCAAGACGAGCTTGATCTCAAGCCCGGTACAGCCCGTATCAAGCTTGGTGGTGGCACTGGTGGGCACAACGGCTTAAAAGATATTCAAGCCCATCTAGGAACGCCTGACTACTGGCGGCTGCGTTTGGGGATTGGCCATCCGCGTGATCTCGCCGCAGAAGGCGCCCGAGTAATGGATGTTGCAGACTATGTATTGAGAAGACCTTTGCAGGCTGAGCAAAAGCAGATTGATGCCAGCATTGAAAACGGTCTACAGGTTTTCGGTTTATTTATGAAGGGTGACACTCAGGCTGCCATGCTGGAACTTCACTCAAAAACGAATTAG
- a CDS encoding 4Fe-4S ferredoxin iron-sulfur binding domain-containing protein, whose product MALMITDECINCDVCEPECPNDAIYMGLEIYEIDPNKCTECVGHYDAPQCQQVCPVDCIPLNPAFPENQTQLMVKYQTLTAAKKALATK is encoded by the coding sequence ATGGCTTTAATGATTACGGACGAATGCATCAATTGCGATGTGTGTGAGCCCGAATGTCCGAATGATGCAATCTACATGGGTTTGGAGATCTACGAGATTGATCCCAATAAGTGCACTGAATGTGTAGGTCATTACGATGCACCACAGTGTCAGCAGGTCTGCCCAGTTGACTGTATTCCACTGAACCCTGCGTTTCCAGAAAATCAAACACAGTTAATGGTGAAGTATCAAACCTTAACTGCCGCCAAAAAAGCACTAGCTACTAAGTAG
- the coaD gene encoding Phosphopantetheine adenylyltransferase — protein sequence MTVAVYPGTFDPFTRGHEDLVRRASSIFGELIVGVADSRSKRPFFTLDERIEIAKEVLGHYSNVKIVGFTGLLKDFAREHNARVIVRGLRAVSDFEYEFQMAGMNRYLLPDVETLFLTPSDQYQFISGTFVREIASMGGDVSKFVFPSVEKWLVKKIEANKSKE from the coding sequence ATGACTGTTGCCGTATACCCTGGAACATTTGATCCCTTTACTCGTGGTCACGAGGACTTAGTGCGCCGTGCCTCAAGTATTTTTGGGGAACTCATTGTTGGTGTTGCTGATAGCCGTAGTAAGCGCCCCTTCTTCACTTTGGACGAGCGTATTGAGATTGCCAAAGAGGTTCTTGGTCATTATTCCAATGTCAAGATTGTTGGTTTCACAGGTTTATTAAAAGATTTCGCTCGCGAACATAATGCGCGTGTCATTGTGCGTGGTTTGCGCGCAGTATCTGATTTTGAATATGAGTTTCAGATGGCTGGTATGAATCGCTATTTGTTGCCTGATGTTGAGACACTATTCCTTACGCCTTCAGATCAATACCAATTTATTTCTGGAACCTTTGTTCGTGAGATTGCTTCGATGGGTGGAGATGTTAGTAAGTTTGTATTCCCATCTGTAGAAAAGTGGCTAGTCAAAAAGATTGAAGCCAATAAGAGCAAAGAGTAG
- a CDS encoding Methyltransferase produces MWFWELKINKSAKPASQGKRSEPPQKIRIIGGVWRSRLLSVLDLPGLRPSTDRVRETLFNWLGQDLVGLNCLDLFAGTGALGFEAASRHANSVTLIEKDKKAYAKLLANFALLQSSPAPGLVQILHKDSLEFLKQQADRSSNLIFIDPPFQEDGLLNQALAEAARICDDSAGGGIYVEFPASRTREQIEALVPDWHCGKYLEAGQVKAGLFRSKRG; encoded by the coding sequence TTGTGGTTTTGGGAGCTAAAAATAAATAAGTCAGCAAAGCCCGCTTCGCAAGGTAAGCGTTCAGAGCCTCCTCAGAAAATTCGCATTATTGGTGGAGTTTGGCGTAGTCGTTTGTTGAGTGTGTTGGATCTACCTGGCCTGCGTCCCAGTACCGATCGTGTGCGTGAGACCTTATTTAATTGGCTCGGGCAGGATCTGGTAGGTTTAAATTGCTTAGATTTATTTGCGGGTACTGGTGCTTTAGGTTTTGAGGCTGCCTCACGACACGCTAATTCAGTAACTCTGATAGAAAAAGACAAGAAGGCTTATGCCAAACTTTTGGCTAATTTTGCTTTACTCCAGTCATCTCCCGCCCCTGGGTTGGTGCAAATTTTGCACAAAGACAGTTTAGAGTTTTTAAAGCAGCAGGCAGATCGCTCCAGTAATTTGATCTTTATAGATCCACCCTTTCAGGAAGATGGTCTGTTAAATCAAGCCCTTGCAGAGGCCGCTCGCATCTGTGATGACAGCGCAGGCGGGGGGATTTACGTAGAGTTTCCTGCTAGCCGCACCCGAGAGCAGATTGAGGCGCTGGTGCCTGATTGGCATTGTGGGAAGTACCTAGAGGCTGGGCAGGTAAAAGCTGGTCTATTTCGCTCGAAGAGGGGCTAA